The following are from one region of the Paenibacillus sp. JZ16 genome:
- a CDS encoding thiamine pyrophosphate-dependent enzyme, which translates to MNMQIQETTTENKPAAAQTAVFESGNEMAAMAAAQINYHIMGYFPITPSTEIAQYLDMMRTRGEHDIKLIPADGEHGSAGICYGAAAAGARVFNATSANGFLYMIEQLPVQAGTRFPMVMNLVTRAVSGPLDIRGDHSDLYYGLNTGWVILTARSPQAVYDMNIMALRIAEHEDVRLPVIVAYDGFFTSHQKRRVHIFTNRETVQAFVGEKAPEYPHVLDENNPIVVGAYMNGDDLMNNHFQQSNAMYRAGEVFKEVAEEYAALSGRSYSPLDLYRMEDAEVALFLLNSAAESSKDVVDRLRAKGIKAGIISPNILRPFPAREIREALTGVKALLVGERADSYGAHGANLTHEVKAALQEIRGPQPIVLSRIFGLGGKDYYADDAEAFFALTIEAMELGYAKVPFDYYGQTPGAEEQRLQPVIAPMKGDSFKSGLITVKVDEETSKLSVKVPPMRALAAKPKRFASGHGACPGCGIFPALELFFKGIEGHVVTLFHTGCAYITTTGYPYNSHKQSFIHNLFQNGPATLSGTVEAFLEKKRRGEIEVPEDFTFVMVTGDGGMDIGMGSAIGTALRGHNLIILEYDNEGYMNTGAQLSYSTPLGHMTSTSGVGKQQQGKAFHHKDTVQMMAAAHIPYVFTGTEAFPQDLVKKAAKAQWYAQNVGTVYGKLLITCPLNWKSSDKDGENIVRAAVNSNFFPLYEVEQGETNITYDPEAKKKQVPLSDWLKYMGKSRHLLKEENKDMLGEFEKEVERRWSILKAKHENPLL; encoded by the coding sequence ATGAATATGCAAATTCAAGAAACAACAACGGAGAACAAGCCGGCGGCTGCTCAAACGGCAGTCTTCGAATCGGGCAACGAAATGGCTGCCATGGCGGCTGCCCAGATTAACTATCACATTATGGGTTATTTTCCGATTACACCTTCTACGGAAATCGCCCAATATCTTGACATGATGCGTACACGCGGCGAACATGACATCAAGCTGATTCCAGCTGACGGCGAACATGGATCGGCGGGGATTTGCTACGGTGCGGCCGCAGCCGGAGCACGGGTATTCAATGCTACCAGCGCGAATGGTTTCTTGTATATGATCGAACAGCTTCCTGTGCAGGCGGGCACACGTTTCCCGATGGTCATGAATTTGGTGACGCGTGCGGTCAGCGGACCGCTGGATATTCGCGGTGACCATTCGGATCTTTACTACGGTCTGAATACCGGCTGGGTCATTTTGACCGCTCGTTCACCGCAGGCCGTGTATGACATGAATATCATGGCGCTGCGTATCGCGGAACATGAAGACGTACGCCTGCCGGTCATTGTAGCTTATGACGGATTCTTCACATCGCACCAGAAACGCCGGGTACACATATTTACGAACCGGGAAACCGTTCAGGCGTTTGTAGGGGAAAAGGCGCCTGAATATCCACATGTACTGGACGAGAACAACCCGATCGTTGTTGGGGCTTATATGAATGGCGACGATTTGATGAATAACCACTTCCAACAGTCCAACGCCATGTACCGTGCGGGCGAGGTGTTCAAGGAAGTGGCAGAGGAATACGCGGCTTTATCCGGAAGATCCTATTCGCCGCTTGATCTGTACCGAATGGAAGATGCAGAGGTGGCTTTATTCCTGCTCAATTCGGCGGCCGAATCCTCCAAAGACGTCGTGGATCGGCTGCGGGCGAAAGGAATTAAAGCGGGCATAATCAGCCCGAATATTCTCCGTCCGTTCCCGGCAAGAGAAATCCGCGAGGCGCTGACAGGTGTCAAAGCGCTGCTGGTTGGCGAACGTGCCGATTCTTACGGTGCACACGGGGCCAATCTGACCCATGAGGTCAAAGCGGCCCTGCAGGAAATCCGTGGTCCGCAGCCTATTGTGCTGTCCCGCATATTTGGTCTTGGCGGGAAAGACTATTATGCGGATGACGCGGAAGCTTTTTTTGCCCTGACGATCGAGGCCATGGAGCTCGGTTATGCCAAAGTGCCGTTTGATTATTACGGCCAAACACCGGGAGCTGAGGAGCAAAGGCTGCAGCCGGTCATTGCCCCGATGAAGGGAGACAGCTTTAAATCTGGATTGATCACCGTAAAGGTGGATGAAGAGACGAGTAAACTATCCGTTAAAGTGCCGCCGATGCGGGCGCTTGCGGCGAAACCGAAACGGTTTGCTTCCGGCCACGGAGCTTGCCCGGGCTGTGGTATTTTCCCGGCGCTGGAGCTCTTTTTCAAAGGGATTGAAGGCCATGTCGTTACTTTGTTCCATACCGGCTGTGCTTATATCACAACAACGGGTTATCCGTATAACTCGCATAAGCAGAGTTTCATTCATAATTTGTTCCAGAACGGACCGGCGACTTTATCCGGCACGGTAGAAGCGTTCCTTGAGAAGAAACGCCGCGGGGAAATCGAAGTTCCTGAGGATTTCACTTTTGTGATGGTGACCGGCGACGGCGGCATGGACATCGGGATGGGTTCGGCCATCGGGACGGCGCTGCGGGGCCATAACCTGATCATTCTGGAATATGATAATGAAGGCTATATGAACACCGGTGCCCAGCTTTCGTACTCTACGCCATTAGGACACATGACCAGTACGTCCGGTGTCGGCAAACAGCAGCAGGGCAAAGCGTTCCATCACAAGGATACGGTGCAAATGATGGCTGCGGCACATATTCCGTATGTATTCACGGGGACGGAAGCATTCCCGCAGGATCTTGTGAAAAAGGCGGCAAAAGCTCAGTGGTACGCCCAGAATGTAGGTACCGTCTACGGCAAGCTGTTGATCACATGCCCGCTGAACTGGAAATCGAGCGACAAGGATGGGGAGAACATCGTCCGCGCGGCCGTGAATTCAAACTTCTTCCCATTGTATGAAGTCGAGCAGGGAGAAACGAATATTACGTACGATCCTGAAGCGAAGAAAAAACAGGTGCCGCTCAGCGACTGGCTGAAATACATGGGCAAATCAAGACATCTGCTCAAGGAAGAAAACAAAGACATGCTCGGCGAATTTGAAAAAGAAGTGGAGCGGCGCTGGTCGATTCTAAAAGCGAAACATGAGAACCCGCTGCTATAA
- a CDS encoding SF0329 family protein has translation MSWSKLKQQLESFLSPALAGRVEYRATGYRYLPDKAGLCYISLDKKNVLHMSDKTSSIRWYQTELEIKNDPNIQIPISDDELEAVRKETKGTVPEDRLNVIARNRKVSVLAKELLSAQAALSKSNFVATANKFLSTSIEESMESDDILLNILALVDRRVGKKRIVNMADRMKLKHPIVQYFYELRRRA, from the coding sequence ATGTCCTGGAGTAAATTGAAGCAACAGCTGGAGAGTTTTCTCAGTCCTGCATTAGCTGGAAGAGTTGAATATCGCGCAACCGGTTATCGTTATTTACCTGATAAAGCAGGGCTTTGTTATATTTCGTTAGATAAAAAGAACGTACTTCATATGAGTGATAAAACCAGCTCAATAAGATGGTATCAGACGGAGCTGGAAATTAAGAATGATCCTAATATCCAAATTCCGATCAGCGATGATGAATTGGAAGCCGTCAGAAAGGAAACGAAAGGGACTGTTCCAGAGGATCGTCTCAACGTCATTGCAAGAAATAGAAAAGTATCCGTACTCGCAAAGGAGCTTTTGTCAGCACAGGCTGCATTAAGTAAATCCAATTTTGTCGCTACAGCGAATAAGTTCTTATCTACTTCTATTGAAGAAAGCATGGAGAGCGATGATATCTTATTGAATATTCTAGCCTTGGTAGACAGACGAGTTGGCAAAAAGCGGATTGTAAACATGGCAGATAGGATGAAGCTAAAGCATCCGATTGTGCAATATTTTTATGAACTGCGGCGCCGTGCGTGA
- a CDS encoding demethylmenaquinone methyltransferase yields the protein MSEQTKSERVHQVFEKISDQYDSMNSVITFRRHIAWRHDVMKRMNVKEGSKALDVCTGTGDWAIALANAVGTHGEVIGLDFSQNMLKIAQDKQEQQALKQLTLIQGNAMELPFEDDSFDYVTIGFGLRNVPDYSTVLREMYRVTKPGGQVVCLETSQPTLIGYRQASLFYVRHIMPLLGKFIAKSYDEYSWLQESARHFPNKNVLKQMFLEAGFSKVDVKSYSGGVAAMHKAIK from the coding sequence ATGTCTGAACAAACAAAGTCGGAAAGAGTTCATCAGGTATTCGAAAAGATATCGGATCAATACGACTCGATGAACTCGGTTATCACTTTTAGAAGACATATCGCATGGCGCCATGATGTTATGAAACGGATGAATGTGAAAGAAGGTAGTAAAGCTCTTGATGTGTGCACGGGAACCGGGGATTGGGCGATTGCTTTAGCAAATGCTGTTGGAACGCATGGAGAAGTCATTGGATTGGATTTTAGCCAAAACATGCTCAAAATAGCACAAGATAAGCAGGAGCAACAAGCTTTAAAGCAGCTTACCCTTATCCAGGGAAATGCCATGGAGCTTCCTTTTGAAGATGATTCATTTGATTATGTAACCATTGGTTTTGGTTTAAGAAATGTACCCGACTATTCAACCGTGCTGCGGGAGATGTATCGAGTAACGAAGCCAGGCGGACAAGTCGTTTGTTTAGAAACATCCCAACCCACATTAATCGGTTATCGACAAGCTTCCCTCTTTTATGTTCGCCATATCATGCCTTTGCTTGGAAAGTTTATTGCCAAAAGTTATGATGAATACTCATGGTTGCAAGAATCAGCCCGTCATTTCCCCAATAAAAACGTACTGAAACAAATGTTTTTGGAAGCGGGATTTTCCAAGGTAGATGTAAAAAGCTATAGCGGCGGTGTCGCGGCAATGCATAAGGCGATAAAATAA
- a CDS encoding tRNA dihydrouridine synthase, producing MKDNFWRDLPRPFFILAPMEDVTDVVFRHVVSEAARPDVFFTEFANSESYCHPDGNHSVRGRLTFTEDEQPMVAHIWGDKPEFFRQMSIGMAKEGFKGIDINMGCPVANVAENGKGSGLICRPDIAADIIQAAKAGGLPVSVKTRLGFTAVDEWRDWLTHILKQDIVNLSIHLRTREEMSKVDAHWELIPEIKKLRDEVAPDTLLTINGDIPDRQTGLKLAEQYGVDGIMIGRGIFHNPFAFEKEPRDHSSEELLDLLRLHLDLHDQYSAQMRRSFSALVRFFKIYVRGFRGASELRNNLMNAKSTSEVRALLDEFGSKNHDEADERGN from the coding sequence ATGAAAGACAATTTTTGGCGTGATTTACCGCGGCCTTTCTTTATACTGGCGCCCATGGAAGATGTGACGGATGTTGTGTTTCGCCATGTCGTAAGTGAAGCCGCCAGACCGGATGTGTTTTTTACGGAGTTTGCGAATTCCGAGAGCTATTGTCACCCGGATGGGAACCATAGTGTGCGCGGACGTTTGACTTTTACAGAGGATGAACAGCCGATGGTAGCCCATATCTGGGGAGATAAACCGGAATTTTTTCGTCAGATGAGTATCGGCATGGCGAAAGAAGGGTTTAAAGGCATCGATATTAATATGGGTTGTCCTGTAGCGAATGTAGCGGAGAATGGGAAGGGAAGCGGCCTGATCTGCCGTCCCGACATTGCAGCGGATATTATCCAGGCGGCCAAAGCCGGGGGACTGCCCGTCAGTGTAAAAACAAGGCTCGGTTTCACGGCTGTAGACGAATGGCGCGACTGGTTGACCCATATTTTGAAGCAAGACATTGTGAACCTGTCCATTCATCTGCGGACAAGAGAGGAAATGAGCAAAGTCGACGCGCATTGGGAACTGATACCAGAGATTAAGAAGCTTCGTGATGAGGTGGCGCCCGATACGCTGCTAACCATTAACGGGGATATTCCTGACCGTCAGACCGGCCTCAAGCTCGCTGAACAATACGGTGTCGATGGCATTATGATTGGGCGTGGGATTTTTCATAATCCATTTGCGTTTGAGAAGGAGCCGAGGGATCATAGCAGTGAGGAATTGCTTGATCTGCTGCGGCTGCACCTGGATCTCCATGATCAATATTCGGCACAGATGCGGCGCTCCTTCAGCGCACTTGTCCGCTTCTTCAAAATCTATGTCCGTGGATTCCGAGGGGCAAGTGAACTCAGAAATAACTTAATGAACGCAAAATCAACAAGTGAAGTACGTGCGCTGCTTGATGAATTTGGAAGCAAGAATCATGATGAGGCAGATGAACGAGGGAATTAA
- a CDS encoding cobalamin-independent methionine synthase II family protein encodes MTDKFQIVGSLLRPEELLKYKTQIEHRDDIQYPFYENFEGYAECETEAIKQVVKKEIEHNLSVITDGEFSKSMWHLDFVWGFGGVERYIADHGYFFRDVDGTSKYETRKDIGLRITGKLSGKNHHFIKLFKQLQETAGDQQTKLCVPSPSHIYGELSWSDNIGGTDAVYQNKQELKAGLVSAYKEFVAEFAAAGGKILQFDDCLWELFADDNPNSPFTGEHINQAEVQGLATEFIEINNTVIDFGHSLGLKMWTHNCRGNYDSRNMGGGSYAKIANLFLKQLKYDRFFLEWDDDRAGSIEALEVFKDRPETEIVLGLLSSKTNTLDDEARVIRLLDEASKIIDKDRLLLSHQCGFASCDGGNELSEAEQWAKIDQGQQIAKQYWNN; translated from the coding sequence ATGACTGATAAGTTTCAGATCGTAGGAAGTTTGTTGCGGCCCGAAGAGCTGCTGAAATATAAAACGCAAATAGAACATCGTGATGATATCCAGTATCCGTTCTATGAAAACTTTGAAGGGTATGCCGAGTGCGAGACCGAGGCGATCAAACAGGTCGTGAAAAAGGAAATCGAGCATAACCTGTCGGTTATTACGGACGGCGAATTCTCCAAATCGATGTGGCATCTTGATTTTGTGTGGGGCTTTGGCGGAGTTGAACGTTATATCGCGGACCATGGCTACTTTTTCCGGGATGTGGACGGAACCTCGAAATATGAAACACGCAAAGATATTGGCCTGCGGATTACTGGCAAACTGAGCGGAAAGAATCATCACTTCATTAAGCTGTTCAAACAGCTGCAAGAAACGGCTGGCGACCAGCAAACGAAACTTTGCGTACCATCGCCTTCCCATATCTACGGTGAACTTTCCTGGTCGGATAACATTGGCGGTACGGATGCGGTTTATCAGAACAAACAGGAGCTCAAAGCGGGCCTTGTGAGCGCCTATAAAGAATTCGTGGCTGAATTCGCTGCGGCAGGCGGCAAAATCCTGCAATTCGATGATTGCTTGTGGGAGCTGTTTGCAGACGACAACCCGAACTCTCCGTTTACAGGGGAGCATATTAATCAAGCGGAAGTACAGGGTCTCGCCACCGAATTTATTGAGATTAACAATACCGTGATTGACTTCGGTCACAGCCTCGGCTTGAAAATGTGGACACACAACTGCCGGGGCAACTACGATTCTCGCAACATGGGCGGTGGATCTTATGCGAAAATCGCCAACCTGTTCCTGAAGCAGTTGAAATATGATCGCTTCTTCCTGGAGTGGGATGATGATCGTGCGGGTTCGATTGAAGCACTGGAGGTTTTCAAGGACAGACCGGAAACGGAGATTGTTCTGGGCCTGCTGTCATCCAAAACCAATACGCTTGATGATGAAGCACGAGTCATCCGTCTGCTTGACGAAGCATCCAAAATCATTGATAAGGATCGTCTGCTGCTCTCGCATCAATGCGGCTTTGCGTCCTGCGATGGCGGTAACGAGCTAAGCGAAGCCGAGCAATGGGCGAAAATCGATCAAGGTCAACAGATTGCCAAGCAATACTGGAATAACTAA
- a CDS encoding HEAT repeat domain-containing protein, whose amino-acid sequence MLTYDHDLMNKEQLLMELDSLGYSDRMKRMALLGRQHEGDADFSALLLSFLESGTAYEAHLALTGAGVVKDARAVLFALKHPKAGVRGRAARLLPEVVTDPDFSIESEIALMSYHCRHQLLRSIVNTYRQDWAERLLPLVLGQWGAQEASLLLAVCSEETVSSRLPELGYALRNWRLLTKHYPDLVGAYFKNALQNATHREKISVWWTLSSAIEVLSVSRPAIVLECALKLGPTDMIHPVLKQQLGILIQASPEDVFELLTRVDTREYLLNHGVPAGVLKKRKWFTAAQWTTLAALLADQPEHLAKVLDTLAPSYREAMFDAAYKEDERKTRIFPMPLLDVLPHRLRDKEAARMLELRDIRDHRDDMLKTTARRFIGNAREKLEQAVQVSNSDERAAAYAHLVRSTALSRSGMDETLRFLTRIKNDQDPVRWAVMAELSNCPAPMFKEEHVNDLTVLVDSVVEARDTSYGTRSATEELAFAILREHALEPKGELFKFALRTFGRLTMRDGQFALFSMDWDSIPNTALEALFDEVYAFGVEANKRENTNVVLRMADLFGKAVDRLPKLQLLLEELLEAKTVSPQAVHYWLAPYKTRDARVRELLDRDPSFISFHDVFMHLHLKRQEWLDPFISGTIIDGKHLSGKTIYVVPAHNGFHRWLPRQQKALASLLERVALDAKRSFHERAAAMRSLAVMPDYLSDQLEILLQVQAVHVVEAALYAYSLWEEPEKALPVLLDNLDGDRARVAMYSIPRCMRRVSPVMLTSMLSDLLNREKLKITVRKEAIRLLGAYKSSEGMALLIREYEKPNVHKDVMIAIGHAARQWLDDERSWTLMRAMAASPQRDIARSLLNQYAGGLPAEARPRYLQLIIEIAGHADPVVAKEAFQAMSRWVNGSEEKVASSACRAILDLEDNTRWKAAMDTLIVACRDGKVNEQVIKVCTQLVYTETKAEWNAAPERDLPERQRLVALIDKLTSLPLNARRMLVPLYTGMIDALKSKETMKPAVIKLYLALVEWNQADQAALQLDPVIQMADTYQHLLDYAYRQIARAANANQAYWRPETILELVDHLRDRQSFAAQYIGLSLLKVAGTSLLWNQACTDRLRTYRNHEFEAIRLAALDIWTVLE is encoded by the coding sequence ATGTTGACATATGACCATGATCTGATGAACAAAGAGCAATTGCTCATGGAGCTGGATTCGCTGGGTTACTCGGACAGGATGAAGAGGATGGCGCTTCTGGGGCGCCAGCATGAAGGAGATGCGGATTTTTCCGCGCTGCTCCTATCCTTCCTCGAAAGCGGCACCGCCTATGAGGCGCATTTGGCATTGACCGGAGCAGGTGTAGTGAAGGATGCCCGTGCGGTTTTGTTTGCCCTGAAGCATCCGAAGGCAGGGGTCAGAGGACGGGCGGCTAGATTACTGCCGGAAGTGGTGACAGATCCGGACTTTTCGATTGAATCCGAAATTGCTCTGATGTCGTATCATTGCCGTCACCAATTGCTGCGGAGCATCGTGAATACATATCGTCAGGATTGGGCGGAACGGCTGCTGCCGCTCGTGCTTGGCCAGTGGGGCGCACAAGAAGCTTCTTTATTATTGGCCGTGTGCAGTGAAGAGACAGTAAGCAGTAGGCTCCCGGAGCTAGGGTATGCTTTACGCAATTGGCGGCTCTTAACGAAGCACTACCCCGATTTGGTTGGAGCGTATTTCAAGAATGCTTTGCAGAACGCAACGCATCGGGAAAAGATCAGTGTATGGTGGACGCTCTCTTCCGCGATTGAGGTACTGAGTGTTTCAAGACCGGCAATCGTGTTGGAATGTGCGCTTAAGCTTGGGCCGACGGATATGATTCATCCCGTACTCAAACAGCAATTGGGCATTCTGATTCAGGCCAGCCCTGAGGACGTATTCGAGCTGCTGACACGTGTGGACACACGGGAATATCTTCTGAATCACGGCGTTCCGGCAGGCGTGTTGAAGAAGAGAAAATGGTTTACCGCAGCGCAGTGGACCACGCTGGCTGCATTGCTCGCAGATCAGCCTGAGCATCTAGCCAAGGTGCTGGATACCCTTGCGCCGTCTTATCGCGAAGCAATGTTTGATGCCGCTTATAAGGAAGACGAGCGGAAGACACGCATTTTCCCTATGCCGCTGCTGGATGTACTGCCGCACCGACTGCGCGACAAGGAAGCTGCCCGGATGCTGGAGCTGCGCGACATTCGTGATCATCGGGATGACATGCTCAAAACGACGGCGCGCCGTTTCATTGGTAACGCCAGGGAGAAGCTGGAGCAAGCCGTCCAGGTGTCTAATAGCGATGAACGTGCTGCGGCCTATGCCCACCTCGTTCGGAGTACAGCTCTATCCCGAAGCGGAATGGATGAGACGCTGCGCTTCCTGACTCGAATCAAGAACGACCAGGATCCGGTGCGCTGGGCTGTTATGGCCGAGCTCTCAAACTGTCCTGCTCCCATGTTTAAGGAAGAGCATGTGAACGATCTGACTGTGCTGGTGGATAGCGTGGTGGAAGCCAGGGACACTTCGTACGGGACAAGGTCCGCCACGGAGGAGCTGGCGTTTGCCATCCTGCGTGAACATGCATTGGAGCCGAAGGGCGAGCTGTTCAAATTCGCTTTGAGAACGTTTGGAAGATTGACGATGCGGGACGGTCAGTTTGCGCTCTTCTCGATGGATTGGGATAGCATACCAAATACTGCACTGGAAGCATTGTTCGATGAAGTTTATGCCTTTGGTGTAGAAGCGAACAAGCGAGAAAACACAAATGTGGTCCTGCGTATGGCGGATTTGTTCGGAAAGGCCGTGGATCGGTTGCCGAAGCTTCAGCTTCTGCTGGAGGAGTTGCTGGAGGCCAAAACGGTATCGCCGCAGGCTGTCCATTATTGGCTGGCACCGTATAAAACCCGGGATGCGAGGGTTAGAGAACTGCTGGACAGGGACCCATCCTTCATCTCTTTCCATGACGTATTTATGCATCTGCATCTGAAGCGCCAAGAGTGGTTAGACCCGTTCATCTCAGGGACAATCATCGATGGCAAGCATTTATCGGGAAAAACGATTTATGTTGTGCCTGCCCATAATGGGTTTCACCGGTGGCTGCCGCGTCAGCAAAAGGCACTAGCTTCCCTATTGGAACGGGTGGCCTTGGATGCCAAACGAAGTTTCCATGAACGTGCGGCTGCGATGCGGAGCTTGGCCGTCATGCCGGATTATCTCTCCGATCAACTGGAGATTCTGCTGCAGGTTCAGGCAGTGCATGTCGTCGAGGCTGCGCTCTACGCCTATTCGTTATGGGAAGAGCCGGAGAAGGCACTGCCTGTATTATTGGACAACCTGGATGGGGACCGTGCTCGGGTGGCCATGTACTCGATCCCCAGATGCATGCGCAGGGTGAGCCCGGTGATGTTGACATCCATGTTGTCGGACCTGCTGAACCGCGAGAAATTGAAAATCACGGTCAGAAAAGAGGCCATCCGATTGCTTGGGGCTTATAAAAGCAGTGAGGGCATGGCGCTGCTCATCCGTGAATACGAGAAACCGAATGTACACAAAGACGTGATGATCGCCATAGGACACGCTGCCAGACAATGGCTTGATGATGAACGCAGCTGGACTCTGATGCGTGCCATGGCTGCTTCACCGCAGCGTGATATCGCAAGAAGCCTGCTTAACCAGTATGCTGGCGGACTTCCGGCGGAGGCTCGGCCAAGGTATTTGCAATTGATTATCGAGATTGCAGGGCACGCCGATCCCGTTGTGGCCAAAGAGGCTTTCCAAGCCATGAGCCGTTGGGTGAATGGAAGTGAGGAGAAGGTAGCGTCTTCCGCCTGCCGAGCGATTCTTGATTTGGAGGATAACACCAGATGGAAGGCGGCGATGGATACCCTCATTGTGGCTTGCCGTGACGGGAAGGTGAATGAGCAGGTCATAAAGGTTTGCACACAATTGGTGTACACGGAGACGAAAGCCGAATGGAATGCTGCACCGGAGAGGGACCTTCCAGAGCGGCAGCGTCTGGTGGCATTGATTGACAAGCTGACCTCGTTACCTCTCAATGCAAGGCGGATGCTAGTTCCTTTATATACGGGCATGATCGATGCTCTTAAGTCCAAAGAAACCATGAAACCAGCCGTGATCAAGTTATATTTGGCGCTTGTCGAATGGAACCAGGCGGATCAGGCTGCCCTGCAGTTGGACCCTGTGATTCAAATGGCGGACACGTACCAGCATCTGTTGGATTACGCCTACAGACAGATCGCTCGGGCAGCCAATGCCAACCAGGCGTATTGGAGACCGGAGACGATTCTGGAACTGGTGGATCATTTGAGAGATCGGCAGTCGTTTGCGGCCCAATATATCGGGCTTTCTTTGCTGAAGGTTGCGGGAACATCGTTATTGTGGAACCAGGCTTGTACCGACCGTTTAAGAACGTACCGGAATCATGAGTTTGAGGCAATTCGTCTGGCGGCCCTAGATATTTGGACCGTGCTGGAATGA
- a CDS encoding AAA family ATPase, which produces MAGEVLLFDRITVLYGSNGSGKSTLLNLIANKLGIAGAERMTSYGHNVYAQRFIEESSYQLGHDEQERPIYKLPDGSRYIKSEDLLYEIKKIQQENVLREGLLHEQLVQGKSKAEVEELEQSYEFKKKMDIIQFAQEKYSNGESSMQFFEEYLLPGKLYLLDEPETSLSPANQIKLAEQMNDLARYFDSQFIIATHSPFVLGTLHAKIYNLDAKILQTAEWFELDNVQFFYRFFHKHQRLFE; this is translated from the coding sequence ATGGCAGGGGAAGTTCTGCTGTTTGATCGAATCACGGTATTATACGGCAGTAATGGCTCCGGCAAATCCACCTTGCTGAATCTGATCGCCAACAAATTGGGGATTGCGGGCGCTGAGCGAATGACAAGTTATGGTCACAACGTGTACGCGCAGCGGTTTATCGAGGAGAGCAGCTATCAACTCGGGCATGATGAACAGGAGCGTCCCATATATAAGCTTCCCGACGGGAGCCGGTACATCAAGTCAGAGGATCTATTGTATGAAATCAAGAAGATACAGCAGGAAAACGTGCTTCGCGAGGGGCTGCTGCATGAGCAGCTCGTTCAGGGAAAGAGCAAGGCCGAGGTAGAAGAGCTGGAGCAGTCGTATGAATTCAAGAAGAAGATGGATATCATTCAATTCGCTCAGGAGAAGTATTCGAACGGGGAAAGCTCGATGCAGTTTTTTGAGGAATATTTGCTTCCCGGGAAACTGTATTTATTGGATGAACCGGAAACGTCGCTTTCTCCGGCGAATCAAATCAAACTGGCCGAGCAAATGAACGATCTGGCGCGTTATTTTGACAGTCAATTCATTATTGCTACGCACTCCCCCTTTGTTCTGGGCACGCTTCATGCGAAGATCTACAATCTCGATGCCAAGATTTTGCAAACTGCAGAATGGTTTGAACTGGACAATGTCCAATTCTTTTACCGATTTTTTCATAAACATCAAAGATTGTTTGAATGA
- a CDS encoding TetR/AcrR family transcriptional regulator: protein MTRTKLKEAALRLFGQKGYDGTALSEIAKEVGVKTPAIYAFFESKEDLFMTVFEESMSAYNEYIQAMAETSKGMSTEKKLHALLLRQYDFHRDKQELAAFAFRYLIFPPDFLLERMQEAFGRFDTLLSSIIGEIMQEGLDRGELAIVPMETLVDSYLTLMDGLGMQYYYYKSPELFERKLKHAFEMFWRSVEA, encoded by the coding sequence ATGACCAGAACGAAGCTGAAAGAAGCTGCGCTGAGGTTATTCGGACAGAAGGGCTACGACGGAACGGCATTATCGGAAATCGCGAAGGAGGTCGGCGTCAAGACACCGGCAATCTACGCCTTTTTCGAGAGCAAGGAAGATCTGTTCATGACGGTCTTCGAAGAATCGATGAGCGCTTACAACGAATATATCCAAGCGATGGCAGAAACCAGCAAAGGAATGAGTACGGAGAAAAAACTGCATGCGCTGCTGCTTCGCCAATACGATTTCCACCGGGACAAGCAGGAGCTTGCTGCATTTGCGTTCCGATACTTAATTTTTCCGCCGGATTTCTTGCTGGAACGGATGCAGGAGGCGTTTGGGCGTTTCGATACGCTGTTGAGCAGCATTATCGGCGAGATCATGCAGGAAGGTCTGGATCGCGGCGAATTGGCCATCGTCCCGATGGAGACGCTGGTGGATTCGTACCTCACCTTGATGGACGGGCTGGGCATGCAATATTACTACTATAAATCGCCGGAGCTGTTCGAACGGAAACTGAAACATGCCTTTGAGATGTTCTGGAGATCTGTCGAAGCTTAA